Part of the Zea mays cultivar B73 chromosome 4, Zm-B73-REFERENCE-NAM-5.0, whole genome shotgun sequence genome is shown below.
AAAACAGAAATGCATGTCCATATCAAACAAGTAGAAGACATATATATATACCTTGAGGAAGACAGCATTCGCTGGCGGAATGGCCTCAAACATGTCGCCAGCAACGAAGCTGAGCCCAGCGCAAGCGGGAGCGGTTGCGACCACGTGTGCAAGGTCCAGCACGGTGCACTGTATGGCAGGGAACGCCGCAGAGATGGCCTGCGCcgccgcgccatggccgccgccaacGTCGACCAGGGAGCGTATCCCCTGAAACACGTCGCCGCACTCCCTGACGGCGATGTCCATGAGGAAGCGGGTATCCGCGACCATCCCGGCGTTGAAGAGCTGGCTCACGGACGGGTCGTGGCCGACGACGTCCCACACGTTCTTCCGGTGGGACAGCTCGAAGAGCGGCAGGTCTGTGGCCGGCAGCGCGCTCTCGAACCACGTGCCGAGGTCAAGGAACGGGGCCACGAAGACGTTGTTAAGGATGAGGCTCAGTGTTGGAGCCAAGTTCTGTGACGAGCCGACAAGAAGTCGGGAGGCCGGAGTGAGGCCGTAGACGTGCTGATCGCCGTCATCGTCGGACGAGTTCTTGGCGACGCTGAAGATGCCGGCGACTGTGAGCGCGCGCATGAGCCTGCGCAGGCACGGTGTCTTGGACGGGTGGAGCGCGGCCTTGGTGGCTATCTGGGTGAGCGTGGCGGTGCCGCCGTGGCAGTGGATGGCGTCGGCGATGCCGAGCTCCAGCGCCGACTTGAACGCCATGGACTTGATGAACGCGAACGTGCTGTGCCAGAGCTCGAGCTGAGCGTCGAGCAGCGCCTGCTGATCGTTGTTGCAGCGTTGCTCCATGATGGAACCCATGGCGTATTGGTGTCGGTGCGTGGCGCTGCTATTAGCTTATTATTATATAATGTACCCTACGTTGAATATATAGCATGTAGGCTAGCTACATCTCTATATATAGGCTCATGTTTTGACAGCAGCCGTAGAACTGTA
Proteins encoded:
- the LOC100283159 gene encoding O-methyltransferase ZRP4, which translates into the protein MGSIMEQRCNNDQQALLDAQLELWHSTFAFIKSMAFKSALELGIADAIHCHGGTATLTQIATKAALHPSKTPCLRRLMRALTVAGIFSVAKNSSDDDGDQHVYGLTPASRLLVGSSQNLAPTLSLILNNVFVAPFLDLGTWFESALPATDLPLFELSHRKNVWDVVGHDPSVSQLFNAGMVADTRFLMDIAVRECGDVFQGIRSLVDVGGGHGAAAQAISAAFPAIQCTVLDLAHVVATAPACAGLSFVAGDMFEAIPPANAVFLKWIMHDWGDTECVTILKNCKKAIPPRDAGGKVIIVDTVVGAGPPNLKNKETQVMSDLFFMIVNGLERDEQEWRNVIFEAGFSDYIIIPVLGVRSIIELYP